The following proteins are encoded in a genomic region of Coleofasciculaceae cyanobacterium:
- a CDS encoding DnaB-like helicase C-terminal domain-containing protein — MLFTTFVALAQINRGVESQSNKRLSIASAKDSCSLEENADLLLMLYRDEYYNSDTLDLGVMEIIVGKNRNGSTGTCMVMFNPSIGNFSNFKNSIL; from the coding sequence ATGCTATTTACTACATTTGTGGCTTTAGCTCAAATTAATCGTGGTGTGGAAAGTCAGAGTAATAAACGTCTTTCTATAGCTTCAGCTAAAGACAGTTGCAGTCTGGAAGAGAATGCTGATTTACTACTGATGTTGTATCGCGATGAATATTACAATTCAGACACTTTAGATTTAGGTGTTATGGAAATTATTGTAGGCAAAAATCGTAATGGTTCTACTGGAACTTGCATGGTAATGTTTAACCCTAGTATTGGTAACTTTAGTAACTTTAAAAATTCAATTCTTTAA
- a CDS encoding DUF4258 domain-containing protein: protein MPPSIKAIREKINQNDFELSKHAVDQSIIRNIPIAEIIEAIQRGEIIEDYYADDKYGASCLIAGFTIRDRPVHIQCSYPSRPLVKIITIYQPNSDFWNKNFTQRKN, encoded by the coding sequence ATGCCACCATCAATCAAGGCAATACGCGAGAAAATAAACCAAAATGACTTTGAACTTTCTAAGCACGCGGTTGACCAATCGATTATTAGAAATATTCCGATAGCGGAAATTATTGAAGCCATTCAGCGAGGGGAGATTATCGAAGATTATTATGCCGATGATAAATATGGAGCGAGTTGTTTGATAGCAGGATTTACTATTAGAGATCGCCCTGTACACATTCAATGCAGCTATCCTTCACGTCCGTTAGTTAAAATCATTACTATCTATCAACCTAATAGCGATTTTTGGAACAAAAACTTTACCCAAAGGAAAAATTAA
- a CDS encoding transposase, producing MGRFAQRLAALLDGLLALQTVAPSGFNRETDECITWTSTRRREKAVRPRGGFLRKGTRTKTKAQWTTLMIVDSQAVENTCNASVESKGFCFYKATNGIKRHLAVDTLGFPFFTHCTRASISDDAGLIEMLTQNIDYFRAKPMNIPKITILLDHGYHPKYLTQELEKGYPQIMRKIKFELSTKHSKQEIEEYVVFG from the coding sequence TTGGGAAGATTTGCCCAAAGACTTGCCGCCTTACTCGACGGTCTACTGGCACTACAAACAGTGGCGCCAAGCGGGTTCAATCGAGAAACTGATGAATGTATTACATGGACAAGTACGCGAAGGCGTGAAAAAGCGGTGCGACCCCGCGGAGGTTTCCTCCGCAAGGGAACGCGCACCAAGACAAAAGCCCAGTGGACAACGTTGATGATCGTTGACTCGCAAGCTGTCGAGAATACCTGCAATGCGAGTGTGGAGTCAAAAGGCTTCTGCTTCTACAAAGCTACCAATGGCATCAAACGGCATCTGGCAGTAGATACGTTAGGCTTTCCTTTCTTCACGCACTGTACGAGAGCCAGTATTTCTGATGATGCGGGGTTGATTGAGATGTTGACCCAAAACATTGACTATTTTCGCGCCAAGCCGATGAACATTCCCAAGATTACAATCTTGTTAGACCACGGCTATCATCCAAAATATCTCACACAGGAGTTGGAGAAAGGGTATCCCCAGATCATGCGCAAGATTAAGTTTGAACTCTCGACAAAGCACTCAAAACAAGAGATTGAGGAATATGTTGTGTTTGGGTAG
- a CDS encoding AAA family ATPase, which translates to MITLLGVAIHSKIYESSATLVYRGIREQDNRSVVAKVLKQDYPSPGELTRYRQEYEITHSLNIDGVVKAYSQEDYQRTLVILLEDFGGESLERLQQRSDFYPMPLANFLGLAIAITDTLGKIHAAHVIHKDINPGNIVFNPNTGVVKIIDFGIATRFSRTNPTFKSLHLLEGTPAYLSPEQTGRMNRMLDYRTDFYSLGVTFYELLTGQLPFPTKDLLELVHCHIVRPPTPPHELNATIPQPVSDLILKLTAKNAEDRYQSAWGIKADLECCAQQLAEMGQIKAMSLGLQDVSEQFCISQKLYGRETQTKALLAAFDRVARKETFGEICQLESGIKNAQFNVELMLVAGYAGIGKTALVQELYKPITTKHGYFISGKFDQFRRNVPYSAIVAALQKLVQQLLGESDEQVELWRSRLLTALGSNGQIIIDVIPEVEFIIGKQPPVPEVGATEAQNRFNLHVSKVCAGVLCKRASPGHLFRRSTVDRFCDVEVN; encoded by the coding sequence ATGATTACTCTACTTGGAGTTGCCATTCACAGCAAAATTTATGAAAGTTCGGCAACTCTTGTCTATCGGGGGATTAGAGAGCAAGATAATCGTTCAGTTGTCGCTAAAGTTCTCAAGCAAGATTATCCTTCTCCTGGGGAATTAACTCGCTACAGGCAAGAATATGAAATTACCCATTCTCTCAACATCGATGGTGTAGTTAAGGCATACAGCCAGGAGGATTATCAGCGCACGCTCGTTATCCTGCTAGAAGATTTTGGCGGGGAGTCTTTAGAACGCTTACAGCAGCGATCGGACTTCTACCCCATGCCCTTAGCGAATTTTCTCGGTTTGGCGATCGCCATTACTGATACTCTAGGCAAAATCCATGCGGCTCATGTCATCCATAAAGATATCAATCCTGGCAACATTGTCTTTAATCCGAACACTGGCGTTGTCAAAATCATTGATTTTGGCATTGCCACTCGCTTCAGTCGCACCAATCCCACATTCAAAAGCCTCCATCTTCTAGAAGGAACCCCCGCATACCTGTCGCCAGAGCAAACCGGACGGATGAACCGGATGCTCGACTATCGCACTGATTTCTACTCACTGGGCGTAACCTTCTACGAACTGTTGACGGGACAATTACCGTTTCCCACTAAAGATCTTCTAGAGCTAGTCCACTGCCACATTGTTAGACCGCCGACTCCTCCGCACGAATTGAACGCGACGATTCCCCAACCCGTCTCAGATCTGATTTTGAAACTGACGGCGAAGAATGCGGAGGATCGCTATCAAAGTGCCTGGGGCATCAAAGCGGATCTAGAATGCTGCGCTCAACAACTGGCAGAAATGGGGCAGATTAAGGCCATGTCGTTGGGACTGCAAGATGTTTCAGAACAGTTTTGCATTTCTCAAAAACTGTATGGACGAGAAACCCAGACTAAAGCATTATTGGCAGCGTTTGACAGAGTGGCTAGAAAAGAGACGTTTGGCGAAATTTGTCAGCTAGAGTCAGGCATAAAAAATGCTCAATTCAATGTCGAACTCATGCTCGTTGCTGGTTACGCTGGCATTGGCAAAACGGCATTGGTGCAAGAACTCTATAAACCCATCACAACCAAGCACGGCTACTTTATATCAGGTAAATTCGATCAATTCAGGCGCAATGTTCCCTACAGCGCTATTGTGGCTGCTCTACAAAAGTTGGTGCAGCAGCTCTTGGGAGAATCGGATGAGCAGGTGGAATTGTGGCGATCGCGTCTACTCACTGCTTTGGGAAGCAACGGACAAATTATCATAGATGTCATTCCCGAAGTTGAGTTCATTATTGGCAAGCAGCCACCCGTGCCCGAAGTTGGAGCAACAGAAGCACAGAATCGCTTCAATCTTCACGTTTCAAAGGTTTGTGCGGGCGTTTTGTGCAAAAGAGCATCCCCTGGTCATCTTTTTAGACGATCTACAGTGGATCGATTCTGCGACGTTGAAGTTAATTGA